TCCAACCATCATCGCAATTGCAGATGTACAAGATTTCCTAACTTATAAGTGGAATTTACCCACTGTGGTCATTGCTTTTGAACACGAAGGTGCTGCTTTAGCGCATGCATGGGAAGCAGGTGCTCTTGCAGGCTGGGTGTGGAATCAGTTACCTAGTGATTTAAATAAAGCCCTATCAAGAATTGATGCTCAATATAAGCGTAACCAAGATAGTCGTGATTTACCTTCAGCTGCTGAACTGCAAAAACGATTATTGCCTAATCCAATTGATTTATTAAATTATGAAGTCGAAACTTTCTTTCAGCCTTCAGCTTATCTTTCCGGTGATTGGTACGATTATTGGAAATTAAATGATAAAGAAGTTTTATTCTATCTTGCTGATGTTTCAGGTCATGGTGTAACCAGTAGTTTATTAACATCATGGATGGCAGCATTTCATGGTCGTTCTAAAACTCCAAGACAATTAATAAAAAAATTAAACGGAATGTTAGTTCAAGAGAATATCGAAAAGCACATTACGATTGTGGTGGGTATTTTAAACCTTGAAACACATACTCTTCGCTGGTCAAGTGCTGGGCACTACCCTCCTCCTATCATTTTTGAGCCTAATCAGGCACCAAAAATTCTAACAACGAGCAGTTTCCCACTAGGTTTAACTGACGAACTCGAAGTTGAAGAGCATGTTTGTACATTAAATAGACAAGCTCGCTTCATTGTTTGCTCGGACGGGGCCCTCGAACCTTTTGATGGCGGTTTAAACGATCAGTTCCAACAATTGGTCCATCATTTGCAAAATCAATCATTTCAAGCACCCGATCATGTGGCTGACGATATTGCCATCTTCAGTCTTTGTCGAATGAATTAATTTACGAATCAATTAATTACATAATATACGACTTAAGGACTCTTGAGTCTGAGATGGCACTATGTGATAATTTTTCTATCCTTCTCTGAAAATGGCATTTATATGTCAACAGGTCATGTTGAATATGCAAGTTTAAATGGAACGCATATTTTCAAACTTATTGGTGAAGTGCGAGCCCATTCTTGTATAAGTCTAGACAAACTTTTAAACAGAATTGAACAGCAAGAGAATGTTGTAGGTGCAATCGTTGATTTAACCCAAACAACATTTATTGATAGTACTGTATTAGGCATTCTAGCTAAGCTAGGCTTAAAGCTGAAACAAACTCATCATATTCAAGCTGTAATGCTATCTACCAATCCAGATATCACAACCTTAGCCAACAGTATGGGGCTAGGGCAGGTTTTTGTCATTTTGAATTATTGTGGTGATCCTAATGTTTGCACGTTAACGTTAACAGATGAACAAATCACTCATAATGCGATGCTAAGAACTGTTCTGGATGCACATAAGACATTGATGAAACTCAATGCAAACAATCAGAATATGTTTGAGCCACTTGTGAAGCAGTTACAGAAAGAACAAGATACGCTTGAACAGGTATCAGACAAGCAAAATGCCTGATTTTCACCATTAAGCCGGATTAGAATATGACCCTCGTTTCTGTTGCTCAAATGAACTCTCAAGATGATATTGAAAATAATTTTCAAGTCATTGAGTCTTTGATTCAGCAGAGCAAGGCGCAAAATGCCAGTTTGATTGTTTTCCCCGAAAACTTTGTATGTTTTGCTGCTGGAAAACAACGTGAAACCGCTGAGCAATTTGAATCTATTCAACAAAGGCTTGAGAAATTAGCACATCAATATCAAATCTGGATTGTGGCTGGCACCTTGCCCTGCCCATTTCGTCCAGATGG
This region of Acinetobacter sp. XS-4 genomic DNA includes:
- the gigA gene encoding RsbU family protein phosphatase GigA encodes the protein MYFIKPTRSIPYLEQALDKLPGLQVINIDDLDLYDPTIIAIADVQDFLTYKWNLPTVVIAFEHEGAALAHAWEAGALAGWVWNQLPSDLNKALSRIDAQYKRNQDSRDLPSAAELQKRLLPNPIDLLNYEVETFFQPSAYLSGDWYDYWKLNDKEVLFYLADVSGHGVTSSLLTSWMAAFHGRSKTPRQLIKKLNGMLVQENIEKHITIVVGILNLETHTLRWSSAGHYPPPIIFEPNQAPKILTTSSFPLGLTDELEVEEHVCTLNRQARFIVCSDGALEPFDGGLNDQFQQLVHHLQNQSFQAPDHVADDIAIFSLCRMN
- the gigB gene encoding anti-anti-sigma factor GigB, whose product is MSTGHVEYASLNGTHIFKLIGEVRAHSCISLDKLLNRIEQQENVVGAIVDLTQTTFIDSTVLGILAKLGLKLKQTHHIQAVMLSTNPDITTLANSMGLGQVFVILNYCGDPNVCTLTLTDEQITHNAMLRTVLDAHKTLMKLNANNQNMFEPLVKQLQKEQDTLEQVSDKQNA